From Carnobacterium alterfunditum DSM 5972:
TCACTTTTAGATATTCAGCTAATTTTCTTTCCGCAGGCAAACGGATTCCAGGCTTTAATTCACCAGACTTAATTTTTTCTTCCGTCAGCAACATGATTTTTTGATATAATGGCATGCTATGATCTCGACTAATACTCCATTTGTTCATGATATTTCCTCTTTCTTAGATATTTATTTTATTGTATCACGAATTGGATGGTAAATTTGTAATCCAATTGGATGTAGTCTACCGGTTTTTTCTTGCGTATACTTTCAATCAGTACTAGCGCAGTAGAAATAAGAGGAGGAATTAATATGAATAAAAATATTATTGCCAGCACAAGAGTCAAACGTGGAATGGCTCAAATGCAAAAAGGCGGTGTCATTATGGACGTGGTAAATGCTGAACAAGCTAAAATTGCAGAAGCAGCAGGAGCCGTCGCGGTCATGGCTTTAGAACGCGTACCTTCTGACATACGAAAAGAAGGTGGAGTTGCCCGTATGGCAAATCCTGCTATTATTGAAGAAGTAATGAATGCCGTTAGTATTCCTGTAATGGCTAAGGCACGTATTGGACATATTTCTGAAGCACGTATTTTGGAAGCTATGGGAGTAGATTACATTGACGAAAGTGAAGTCTTGACTCCAGCAGATGACGCCTTTCACTTACTGAAATCCGAGTATGTAGTGCCATTTGTCTGCGGCTGCCGAGACCTAGGTGAAGCTTTAAGGCGCATTGGAGAAGGAGCATCGATGCTTCGAACTAAAGGGGAACCTGGAACCGGAAATATAGTAGAGGCTGTTCGTCACATGCGCAAAGTAAATAGTCAAATACGTGAACTTTCTACTAAGACATATGATGAGTTGATGACTTTTGCTAAAGAGATAGGAGCTCCTTATGAATTAGTAAAGGAAATAAAACAACTTGGAAAATTGCCAGTTGTAAATTTTGCTGCTGGTGGAGTGGCTACACCAGCTGATGCAGCCTTAATGATGAGTCTTGGAGCAGATGGTGTGTTTGTCGGTTCTGGTATTTTTAAATCCGAATCACCAGAAAAATTCGCTCATGCCATTGTTCAAGCAACTACGAACTACGAAGACTACGAATTGCTAGCTAAGCTTTCTAAAGGTTTGGGTGAACCAATGAAAGGAATAGAAATCAGTCAATTACTTCAATCTGAACGGATGCAGGAAAGAGGTTGGTAAGCATGTCAAAAACTATAGGAGTTCTCGATCTGCAAGGTGCCGTTACGGAACACCTTATTGCCTTAAAAAATTTAGGCGTAAATGCAGTATCTGTCAAGAATACTAAGGACTTTGATGCTCTAGATGGCCTAATTATTCCAGGCGGAGAATCAACAGCAATTGGTCGATTGATTCGAGAAAAAGAGTTGGAGAATCGTCTGCGTTCTTTTCATAAAGAAAAAAAAGCTATTTTTGGAACATGTGCAGGTCTTATACTCTGCAGCACGGACGAAAGTCATACCACGGACGATTTGCGCCTGGGTTTTATTGATATGGAAGTAGAACGGAATGGTTTTGGAAGACAAGTAGACAGCTTTGAAACTTCTCTCCGTTTTTCAGGTATCGATCAAGAAGTCGAAGCGGTGTTTATCCGTGCTCCTTACATTCAATCTGTCGGACCAAATGTAAAAGTTCTGGCTTCTGTCAATCAAAAAATTGTAGCTGCAGAGCAAGAAAACGTACTGGTGACTGCTTATCACCCTGAACTAACTGAGGATTATGCTGTCTTGAACTATTTTTTAAATAAGATTCGTTAATCAATCTACTTAATATAAAGACCTAATACATGAATTTAGATTGAATCATGTATTGAAATAAAAAAAGTAACCGTTAAAATTATACGGTTACTTTTTTTATTTTTGGTTATCCACTATTTCTTGTAGCAATCCATTGTCATCGTTACTATCAAGTGAATTAATTTTTTCGCTTTCCATTTCAACTCTGCCAGTTGTAGTACTAGTATTATTTGCAGCAGTATAGGTTACTGTTACTTTAAATTGATAACGTTCGGGTCTGTCTTCATCTTGTACAACACTAATTTCATTAGTAGCTATGCTATAGTTTGCATGATCTGCTTCAACTGAATAATTGAGTCCTACACTAACTCTTTATTCAAAGTTACACACGGTACTCCGTCTTCATAATAGACGTCAGACTCTTTGGTGTAACCTAGTTTTTCATAAAACCCAACGGCACTTAGTTCACCATGTATGACGGACGTCGTACACCCCAGTTTTTTACCCAAAGCTTCCAATTCTTTAACGACTACTTCTCCCAATCCTTTTTTACGATATTCCTTGAGAACGGCAATTCTTCCGGGCCGGATAGTATCTGAGTCGATTTGCTTATACCGTCCGGTTGCCACAGGTCTCTCTCCATCATAAATGACGACATAAATCGTCTCGTCATGATCCTCTAAATCAAATTCTTCTTTGAGCGGAATACCTCGTTCCATGACAAATACCTGCATGCGAACATATAAAGCAGCAGCTCGATTCCATTTTTCTTTCCCAATGTGTGTTTTCATTGTCAGTCCCTCTTTTCTTAAAAATATTTTTCTGGAATTAGGATGTGTTTGAAAACTAATAACTATTCTGATTTTTGGGCTAACTGAGAAAGGTAGGATTGATTAAAATAGATATCGAACAACAAGAGCGACCTAATGAATCATGGAGTTAAATAAAATTATCTTCTATTGTGAAGTTACTCGAATTAGCGCTCGTTGCGGCTACCCAAATGAAAAAAGCAGTAAACGTAAATTAAAATAAACCTTATAGTTAGCGATCCCCAAAAAATTAGAGTGAATTCTAAACTTTGGAGGTCGCTTTTTTTAATTCTTTACATAGGGTCCATTTCAGTTCTTCTATTAATTGAATTTTTTTAAAGTCTGTTCATAGAGTTCAATAATTTCTTCACGACTAATTTGCTGTTTTTTCTCCTTATACCAAAAGACGGATTGAATCGTGATACCCATAATGATCTGTGCTTTATAACTAAGCTCCATGGGTAATTCTTGGTCACTAGAACCTTTCTTTATCTGGTTACCTAACATGCTCTTCCCATACTCGCGCACACTTTCAAGTTCAAAAATGATATTGGCATTCATTTGAATACTGAAAATGAGATATAGAAGATTATCAAATTGATCCAATAGCTGTTCAAAAACAATAATAAAAAAGTTATCTTTTTCTTCATTTGAGTTTTTGACAGCAAAATCAAATATTTCATTCATTTTATGTTTAATAAAAAAGGTTATAAAATCATATTTATCCAAGAAATGATTGTAGAAAGTTGGTCGTCGAACCATAGCAGCATCACATATTTCTGTTACTGAAATATTTTCAAATTCTTTTTCATGTAATAAGCTTTCAAATGCTTCTATAAGTGCCTTATGCGTTTTTTGAACCCTTAAATCTAACTTTTGCATATAATGCCTCCTTTTTAGAGAAAAAATTATCAATTATCGTAAAAATGTAAATTATTTATCAGATACTGAAATTATGTATCTTGTTCTCCTTTGTACGACTAGTATAATAAATATTATAACATTTGTAAATAAAGAAACAAATGTAAATTATTTTACAATCGACATTTAAGAGAAAGGTGGAAATACGATGTCAGTTATTGAAGTAAAACATGTAACCAAAGACTATGGGTATGGACGTGGAATATTTGATGTTTCCTTTGAGATAGCAGAAGGAGAAGTCTTCGGATTTCTAGGGCCCAACGGTGCTGGAAAGACCACTACTATTCGTCACTTGATGGGATTTTCCAAAGCTCAAGAAGGTGAATTATATATTAATGGTAAGGATTGTTGGAAATCAGCTGATATCATTAAACGCGATGTTGGTTATTTACCTGGAGAGATGGCTTTTCCCAAAGGAATGACCGGAAATAATTTTATTCAGTTCATGGCTGAAGAAAGACAAATCATCGATATGTCTAGAACAGATTATCTTAAGGAACTTTTTGAATTGGATACATCAATGGAAATTAAAGAAATGAGTCTTGGATCTAGACGAAAGTTGGCATTGGTGACAGCTTTTATGCATGATCCCAAAGTGTTAATTCTAGATGAACCAACCTCAGGCTTAGACCCCATTATGCAAGAGCGTTTCATCCAATTTATCTTAGCTGAGAAAAAAAAAGGTAAGACTATTCTACTCTCTAGCCACATCTTCAGCGAAGTGGATGCAACTTGTGACCGTATTGCCATTATAAAAGAAGGGGAAGTGGTTTCAACCATTGAAGCTGCTAAGTTGAAAAACAGTACGAATAAAGCTTTCAAAATTGAATTCGCAACGAATAAAGATTATCAACAGTTTCTGTCTCTTACGCAATTTAAAATTCCAGTTGAGCGACCTGATCAGAATCAAGTTAAGTTAAATCTGACGGATGAGACCATGCAGAATTTATTTATTGAACTAAGTAATGTGAACATTAATTTTATTTCAGAAATCAAATTTACACTTGAAGATTATTTCATGGATTTTTATGACCGTAAGAAGTCTGTAGCAGCTGGAGAGGAGAACTTAGAACATGCCATACATTGATATTAAGCACCTGACTAAGGACTATGGAAACGGACGTGGCATTTTTGATATGTCTTTAGCAGTTGAAAAAGGTGAAATATATGGTTTTGTTGGCATCAATGGTGCAGGAAAAACCACGACTATTCGACATATGATGGGATTTTTAACTCCAGATGAAGGAACAGTCACCATTAATGGGCTTGATGCTACTAAAAGTAGTGCAGAAGTTAAACGATATGTATCTTATATACCTGGTGAAATTAATTTTCCCGGTAACTCTACAGGGGAAGACTTTTTAAAGGATCAACTCTATTTATCAGGTCGTGGAGATTGGACACATGCCGTTAAGATTAGTGACCAGTTTCAATTAGATGTGACAGCTAATGTACGTTCTATGAGTAAAGGGATGAAGCAGAAAACAGCAATTGTATCAGCCTTTGCCTCTGATGCCGATATCTTGATCATGGATGAGCCAACGACGGGCTTAGACCCTTTGATGCGAGATATCTTCATTGAACTACTGAAAGATGAAAAAGCAAAAGGTAAAACCATTTTTATGTCTAGTCATATTTTCCAAGAATTGGAAGAAATCTGTGACCGAGTCGCAATTATTCGTGATGGTACGATTATTGATGTCATTGATATGAGGGATATTCGCTACAACAAGACTAAAACTTATAAAATGGAGTTTAAATCATTTGAAGATTTCGATCATTTTCGCAGCCTAGGTTACAACTTGAATCGAATTAAGTTGGAAGATTTACAATTAAATATTACGATTCATGATAAAGATATCAACCATTTAATTCAAGATTTAAAACACTTTGATTTAGTCTATTTCAAGGAAATCAAAGCTACATTCGAAGCCTATATTACTCAAATATTTAAGGAGGAAAAATAAAATGTTCTCAAAACCAGTTTTTAAACAAAGTGTTCAAGCTAATTGGAAGTTATGGGCTATTGTCACCGTGGTTGCGTCACTGATTCTATCCACTTTTATGGTTACTTTTGATGCAGAAGGCTTCGCCACAATAGCATCTGCTGCTGAGGGAACAAGATTTTCTAATTTGTTATCGACGATGACTAGTCTGTTGGGAAGTCTAGAAAACTTCTATAAACTGATTG
This genomic window contains:
- the pdxS gene encoding pyridoxal 5'-phosphate synthase lyase subunit PdxS, whose product is MNKNIIASTRVKRGMAQMQKGGVIMDVVNAEQAKIAEAAGAVAVMALERVPSDIRKEGGVARMANPAIIEEVMNAVSIPVMAKARIGHISEARILEAMGVDYIDESEVLTPADDAFHLLKSEYVVPFVCGCRDLGEALRRIGEGASMLRTKGEPGTGNIVEAVRHMRKVNSQIRELSTKTYDELMTFAKEIGAPYELVKEIKQLGKLPVVNFAAGGVATPADAALMMSLGADGVFVGSGIFKSESPEKFAHAIVQATTNYEDYELLAKLSKGLGEPMKGIEISQLLQSERMQERGW
- the pdxT gene encoding pyridoxal 5'-phosphate synthase glutaminase subunit PdxT, which codes for MSKTIGVLDLQGAVTEHLIALKNLGVNAVSVKNTKDFDALDGLIIPGGESTAIGRLIREKELENRLRSFHKEKKAIFGTCAGLILCSTDESHTTDDLRLGFIDMEVERNGFGRQVDSFETSLRFSGIDQEVEAVFIRAPYIQSVGPNVKVLASVNQKIVAAEQENVLVTAYHPELTEDYAVLNYFLNKIR
- a CDS encoding GNAT family N-acetyltransferase; the encoded protein is MKTHIGKEKWNRAAALYVRMQVFVMERGIPLKEEFDLEDHDETIYVVIYDGERPVATGRYKQIDSDTIRPGRIAVLKEYRKKGLGEVVVKELEALGKKLGCTTSVIHGELSAVGFYEKLGYTKESDVYYEDGVPCVTLNKELV
- a CDS encoding TetR/AcrR family transcriptional regulator, encoding MQKLDLRVQKTHKALIEAFESLLHEKEFENISVTEICDAAMVRRPTFYNHFLDKYDFITFFIKHKMNEIFDFAVKNSNEEKDNFFIIVFEQLLDQFDNLLYLIFSIQMNANIIFELESVREYGKSMLGNQIKKGSSDQELPMELSYKAQIIMGITIQSVFWYKEKKQQISREEIIELYEQTLKKFN
- a CDS encoding ABC transporter ATP-binding protein, producing MSVIEVKHVTKDYGYGRGIFDVSFEIAEGEVFGFLGPNGAGKTTTIRHLMGFSKAQEGELYINGKDCWKSADIIKRDVGYLPGEMAFPKGMTGNNFIQFMAEERQIIDMSRTDYLKELFELDTSMEIKEMSLGSRRKLALVTAFMHDPKVLILDEPTSGLDPIMQERFIQFILAEKKKGKTILLSSHIFSEVDATCDRIAIIKEGEVVSTIEAAKLKNSTNKAFKIEFATNKDYQQFLSLTQFKIPVERPDQNQVKLNLTDETMQNLFIELSNVNINFISEIKFTLEDYFMDFYDRKKSVAAGEENLEHAIH
- a CDS encoding ABC transporter ATP-binding protein gives rise to the protein MPYIDIKHLTKDYGNGRGIFDMSLAVEKGEIYGFVGINGAGKTTTIRHMMGFLTPDEGTVTINGLDATKSSAEVKRYVSYIPGEINFPGNSTGEDFLKDQLYLSGRGDWTHAVKISDQFQLDVTANVRSMSKGMKQKTAIVSAFASDADILIMDEPTTGLDPLMRDIFIELLKDEKAKGKTIFMSSHIFQELEEICDRVAIIRDGTIIDVIDMRDIRYNKTKTYKMEFKSFEDFDHFRSLGYNLNRIKLEDLQLNITIHDKDINHLIQDLKHFDLVYFKEIKATFEAYITQIFKEEK